A genome region from Candidatus Hydrogenedentota bacterium includes the following:
- a CDS encoding FAD-dependent oxidoreductase has protein sequence MTVSATIERPLRVAIIGSGPSGFYAADALFKSGIVADVDMFDRLPTPFGLVRGGVAPDHPRIRNVIQVYERIASNERFRFLGNVEVGYHVTVPELQRYYDALLLACGTETDQRMAIAGEELPGSHGATQFVGWYNGHPDYRHLTFDLSQEVAVIVGAGNVAIDVARILCKSVKELRHTEIAQHALDALSESRIRDVYIVARRGPAQAKFTTKELKELGELADCAPLVDPEDLRIAPEDEEDFKDPTKANNLKYLGEFAARPPCPDKRKRLHFKFLWSPIKLRGVGRLQEVLLGRNELAGPAGSRHARSTGETMRLPCGLLFRSIGYRGVPLPGVPFNERYGVIPNEGGRVTENGKPVTGLYVAGWIKRGPTGIIGTNKPCSAETVERLVEDLPKLVPCAVPDTQPLLDLLRDRGSRPVSMADWRVIDEAEIARGQAVKKPRERFTHYHEMLSLLD, from the coding sequence ATGACTGTTTCAGCCACAATCGAGCGGCCCTTGCGCGTCGCGATTATTGGCAGTGGCCCGAGCGGCTTTTATGCGGCGGACGCGCTGTTCAAGAGCGGGATCGTGGCGGACGTAGACATGTTTGACCGGCTGCCGACGCCGTTCGGGCTCGTACGGGGCGGGGTGGCGCCGGATCACCCGCGCATCCGCAACGTGATCCAGGTGTACGAGCGCATCGCTTCAAATGAGCGCTTCCGGTTCCTGGGCAACGTGGAAGTGGGCTACCACGTTACGGTGCCCGAACTGCAGCGGTACTACGACGCGCTGCTGCTGGCGTGCGGCACCGAAACGGACCAGCGCATGGCCATTGCGGGCGAGGAACTGCCCGGAAGCCACGGGGCGACGCAATTCGTCGGCTGGTACAACGGCCATCCCGACTACCGGCATCTGACCTTCGACCTTTCACAGGAGGTCGCGGTCATCGTGGGCGCGGGCAATGTCGCCATCGACGTGGCGCGCATCCTGTGCAAGTCGGTGAAGGAACTGCGGCACACGGAGATCGCGCAGCACGCGCTGGATGCGCTTTCGGAGAGCCGCATCCGCGACGTATACATCGTCGCGCGCCGGGGGCCGGCCCAGGCGAAGTTCACGACGAAAGAGTTGAAGGAACTGGGCGAGCTGGCTGATTGCGCCCCGCTCGTAGACCCGGAAGACCTGCGCATCGCGCCCGAGGACGAGGAAGACTTCAAGGACCCGACGAAAGCAAACAACCTGAAATACCTGGGCGAATTCGCGGCGCGGCCGCCTTGTCCGGACAAGCGCAAGCGCCTGCACTTCAAGTTTCTGTGGAGCCCAATCAAGCTGCGCGGCGTGGGCCGTCTGCAGGAAGTCTTGCTGGGCCGCAACGAACTGGCCGGCCCCGCGGGCAGCCGCCACGCGCGCAGCACGGGCGAGACGATGCGCCTGCCCTGCGGCCTGTTGTTCCGCAGCATAGGCTACCGCGGTGTGCCGCTGCCCGGCGTGCCGTTCAACGAGCGCTACGGCGTGATCCCGAACGAAGGCGGGCGCGTCACGGAGAACGGCAAACCCGTCACCGGCCTCTACGTCGCGGGGTGGATCAAGCGCGGCCCGACGGGCATCATCGGGACCAACAAGCCGTGCAGCGCGGAGACGGTCGAACGCCTCGTCGAGGATCTGCCGAAGCTGGTTCCATGCGCGGTGCCGGACACGCAGCCGCTGCTCGACCTGTTGCGCGACCGCGGGTCGCGCCCCGTCAGCATGGCCGACTGGCGCGTCATCGATGAGGCCGAAATCGCGCGCGGCCAGGCGGTCAAGAAGCCGCGCGAACGGTTCACGCACTATCATGAAATGCTGTCGCTGCTGGACTAG
- a CDS encoding arylsulfatase, with translation MTQLTRRAWLERAVAGAAALTLAPPGGAGAEAPVRRPPNIVFILADDLGYGDLGCYGQARIRTPRIDAMAAEGMRFTGAYAGSTVCAPSRCALMTGLHTGHCTVRGNKLVPLLPEDVTVAEVLRGAGYATALIGKWGLGEPDTTGLPNRQGFDYFFGYLNQGHAHNSYPDYLWRNEERVAFEENVQSEKRGVAARCNRYSNDLFTEEALQFIDRQQNQPFFLYLACTIPHANNERGNAEGNGMEVPSDAPYGEQPWPQPQKNHAAMITRLDGDVGRVLDRLRDRGLADNTIVFFSSDNGPHKEGGADPAFFKSSGPLRGIKRDLYDGGIRVPLVAWAPGRIAAGATSDHVCAFWDFLPTAAELAGAEPPPNLDGVSFAPALLGEEGRQIGHEFLYWEFHEGGFKQAVRIGTYKAVRPGTETPIEVYDLEADPGERQDIASAHLDLVARAARLFRVQRTESPHWPLPR, from the coding sequence ATGACTCAGCTGACACGTCGCGCATGGTTGGAAAGGGCAGTTGCGGGCGCGGCCGCGTTGACGCTGGCGCCGCCAGGCGGCGCGGGGGCGGAAGCACCTGTCCGGCGCCCGCCGAATATCGTCTTCATCCTGGCGGATGATCTCGGTTACGGCGATCTCGGCTGCTATGGACAGGCACGGATTCGCACCCCCCGGATCGATGCCATGGCCGCCGAAGGCATGCGGTTTACCGGCGCCTACGCAGGCAGCACGGTGTGCGCGCCGTCGCGTTGCGCGCTGATGACCGGCCTGCACACGGGACACTGCACCGTGCGCGGCAACAAGCTGGTGCCGCTGCTGCCGGAAGACGTGACCGTTGCCGAAGTGTTGCGCGGCGCGGGCTACGCCACGGCGCTGATTGGCAAGTGGGGCCTTGGCGAACCGGACACGACGGGACTGCCGAACCGGCAAGGCTTCGATTACTTCTTCGGCTATCTCAACCAGGGCCACGCGCACAATTCCTACCCGGATTACCTCTGGCGTAACGAAGAACGGGTCGCGTTCGAAGAGAACGTGCAGAGCGAGAAACGCGGCGTAGCGGCCCGGTGCAACAGATACAGCAACGATCTTTTCACGGAGGAAGCGCTCCAATTCATCGACAGGCAGCAGAACCAGCCGTTCTTCCTCTATCTGGCCTGCACCATCCCACACGCGAACAACGAACGCGGCAACGCCGAAGGCAACGGCATGGAAGTGCCGTCCGACGCGCCCTACGGTGAACAGCCGTGGCCGCAGCCGCAGAAGAACCACGCCGCCATGATCACGCGGCTCGACGGCGACGTGGGCCGCGTGCTCGACCGGCTGCGCGACCGGGGCCTCGCCGATAACACCATTGTTTTCTTCTCCAGCGACAACGGACCGCACAAAGAGGGCGGCGCCGACCCGGCCTTCTTCAAGAGTTCGGGGCCGCTGCGCGGCATCAAGCGCGACTTGTACGACGGCGGCATTCGCGTGCCGCTGGTCGCCTGGGCGCCGGGCAGGATCGCCGCCGGCGCGACCAGCGACCACGTCTGCGCCTTCTGGGACTTTCTGCCCACCGCCGCGGAACTCGCGGGCGCGGAGCCGCCGCCAAACCTGGACGGCGTCTCTTTCGCGCCGGCGCTGTTGGGCGAAGAAGGCAGGCAAATCGGGCACGAGTTCCTGTATTGGGAGTTCCATGAGGGCGGATTCAAGCAGGCCGTGAGAATCGGAACCTACAAGGCCGTACGCCCCGGCACGGAAACTCCTATCGAGGTCTACGACCTTGAGGCGGACCCGGGCGAACGGCAGGACATCGCCTCCGCGCACCTGGACCTCGTCGCGCGCGCAGCGCGGCTTTTCCGCGTGCAGCGCACGGAATCGCCGCACTGGCCGCTGCCGCGCTAG